From the genome of Pelobacter propionicus DSM 2379, one region includes:
- a CDS encoding class I SAM-dependent methyltransferase: MNTMSSEQPETNKHGVCPWWMAYAFDNPLRRLMHPPARILGPYVQEGMTALDLGCGFGHYSLGMARLTGKTGKVVAVDVQQKMLDKTMGRARGDGLADIIQPLLCDGHGIGLPLRLDFALASNSLHETPDPRRLLSELFGMLSPGGLFLLMEPGVHLRQEEFEAEVAMAGAAGFIEVDRPRVIRQRCSLLKKTAP; this comes from the coding sequence ATGAACACTATGAGCTCTGAGCAGCCGGAGACGAATAAACATGGCGTTTGCCCCTGGTGGATGGCCTACGCTTTCGATAACCCGCTGCGCCGCCTGATGCATCCGCCCGCCAGAATTCTCGGCCCGTACGTACAGGAAGGCATGACGGCGCTGGACCTTGGGTGCGGCTTCGGTCATTACTCCCTGGGCATGGCGCGGCTGACAGGCAAAACCGGGAAGGTGGTCGCGGTTGACGTGCAGCAAAAGATGCTGGACAAAACCATGGGTCGTGCCCGCGGGGACGGGCTGGCCGACATCATCCAGCCGCTGCTCTGCGACGGCCATGGAATCGGGCTGCCACTGCGACTGGATTTCGCCCTGGCCTCCAATTCGCTGCACGAAACACCGGACCCGCGGAGGCTGCTTTCCGAACTGTTCGGCATGCTTTCCCCCGGCGGCCTGTTCCTGTTGATGGAGCCCGGCGTTCACCTGAGACAGGAGGAATTCGAGGCAGAGGTCGCCATGGCCGGAGCAGCCGGTTTCATCGAGGTCGACCGTCCCCGGGTCATCCGCCAGAGGTGTTCCCTCCTGAAAAAAACCGCGCCATGA
- a CDS encoding flavodoxin produces MEKVAVIYGSTTGNTENVAQSIRELLGEDRADLINVASAGVEDFNRYRNLILGASTWGLGELQDDWDGKLALLKSADLKGKQIALFGLGDQQSYSETFLDGMGTLYETLLSCGVMPIGQWPSEGYSFGASTACVDGNFVGLALDEDTEPDKTEGRIRTWLKQLDTQWL; encoded by the coding sequence ATGGAAAAGGTCGCAGTCATTTACGGTTCAACCACGGGCAATACGGAGAACGTCGCACAGTCGATCAGGGAACTGCTGGGAGAGGATCGGGCCGACCTGATCAACGTAGCATCGGCCGGGGTGGAGGATTTCAACCGTTACCGGAACCTGATCCTGGGGGCATCAACCTGGGGGCTGGGAGAGCTGCAGGACGACTGGGACGGAAAGCTGGCGCTGCTGAAGAGTGCCGACCTGAAGGGAAAGCAGATCGCCCTGTTCGGCCTGGGGGACCAGCAGAGTTATTCCGAGACGTTCCTTGACGGCATGGGAACACTGTACGAGACGCTGTTGTCGTGTGGCGTCATGCCCATCGGGCAGTGGCCGTCCGAAGGGTATTCCTTCGGCGCCTCCACCGCATGTGTGGACGGCAATTTTGTCGGGCTGGCCCTGGATGAAGACACGGAGCCGGACAAAACGGAAGGGCGTATCAGAACCTGGTTGAAGCAGCTTGACACTCAGTGGCTGTAA
- a CDS encoding helix-turn-helix transcriptional regulator: MKNGNTVPLSWFSPARNCWALQTLQVELVQSARSRGDIRCEVVTEDHWQVIFMLEGELQECVVNDNGCHLQQLAGEERCSLRYLTRGMRLNEGSQDSGGGRLLIRLASPELFGTGRLRREADELQRQGAAALTIPATPQMLRTAADILAHSVRPDNLLPVMSGALDLLRQIAHSRELSRVPSADREKSAVDAACKLLEASMDNPPSLEELATQVGMSATRFKQAFSRIRGVPPFAYLRNLRLERAMCLLRYEGLRVTEVALEVGYNNFSHFAKIFEARFGIVPSRVRRETMVRLVALLYGLHALALCAEMV; encoded by the coding sequence ATGAAGAATGGAAATACGGTCCCGTTGTCGTGGTTTTCTCCGGCCCGGAATTGCTGGGCATTGCAGACGCTTCAGGTTGAACTTGTTCAGTCGGCGCGGAGCAGGGGCGATATCCGGTGTGAGGTGGTCACCGAAGACCACTGGCAGGTGATCTTCATGCTTGAGGGGGAGTTGCAGGAATGTGTTGTAAACGATAATGGATGTCATTTGCAGCAGCTTGCCGGCGAGGAACGGTGCAGCCTGCGCTATCTGACGCGGGGGATGAGGCTCAACGAGGGCTCGCAGGACAGCGGGGGGGGGCGGCTGCTCATCCGGTTGGCGTCTCCGGAACTGTTCGGGACAGGGCGGCTCCGACGTGAAGCGGACGAGCTGCAACGGCAGGGAGCGGCGGCGCTCACCATTCCTGCCACTCCTCAGATGCTGCGGACCGCCGCCGATATCTTGGCCCATTCCGTCCGTCCCGACAACCTGCTCCCGGTTATGTCCGGGGCCCTGGATCTGTTGCGCCAGATCGCCCATTCCCGCGAACTCAGCCGCGTTCCGAGCGCGGACCGGGAAAAGAGCGCCGTCGACGCGGCCTGCAAATTACTGGAGGCGAGTATGGACAATCCGCCGTCGCTGGAAGAGCTGGCGACCCAGGTGGGTATGAGCGCGACCCGCTTCAAACAGGCGTTCAGTCGCATCCGGGGAGTACCTCCCTTTGCCTATCTGCGGAATCTGCGGCTTGAGCGGGCCATGTGCCTCCTGCGGTACGAAGGATTACGGGTCACCGAGGTGGCCCTGGAGGTCGGATACAATAATTTCAGTCATTTCGCAAAGATATTCGAAGCGCGTTTTGGAATTGTCCCATCCAGAGTCCGCCGGGAAACTATGGTGAGGCTTGTAGCGTTACTTTATGGTCTGCACGCGTTAGCACTCTGCGCCGAGATGGTGTAA
- a CDS encoding YbaB/EbfC family nucleoid-associated protein yields MAKGMTNILKQAQMIQAKMSKLQENAAMKTAEATSGGGAVTVAVNGKNEILSLSIQKQVVDPEDVEMLQDLIRAAVNQALKKVQDELSGEMSRITGGRSIPGVF; encoded by the coding sequence ATGGCAAAAGGTATGACAAACATTTTGAAGCAGGCCCAGATGATTCAGGCCAAGATGTCGAAACTGCAGGAGAACGCGGCAATGAAAACGGCCGAGGCAACCTCCGGCGGCGGGGCAGTCACCGTTGCCGTCAACGGCAAGAACGAGATACTGTCGCTGTCGATACAAAAACAGGTGGTTGATCCGGAGGATGTGGAGATGTTGCAGGATCTGATCCGTGCGGCGGTAAATCAGGCGCTGAAAAAGGTTCAGGATGAACTATCGGGAGAGATGTCCCGCATAACCGGGGGAAGGAGCATCCCGGGGGTTTTCTGA
- a CDS encoding DsbA family protein, with translation MNSKLRHLVLVGALFAIGLGTALLGAGKEADAAGPDLFLGKKTSATTVYFVNDWFCPVCIRTEPVIEKIYPTIAGSARIGFVDFPIHGETTNFTPYNTYFLTHEKGKYIAIRKALSALTRKTKKPSHGEVKAAVAPLGVKLPQLKTSDTLFGLQSNLMVYRGYDVTMTPTAVVTNSRTKKTRLLAGKNRISELSIKTAIAQVENR, from the coding sequence ATGAACTCAAAACTGAGACACCTTGTACTTGTCGGCGCATTGTTCGCCATCGGGCTGGGAACAGCGCTCCTCGGCGCCGGGAAAGAGGCTGATGCCGCCGGACCGGATCTGTTTCTCGGCAAGAAAACCAGCGCGACAACGGTCTATTTTGTCAATGACTGGTTCTGTCCCGTCTGCATCAGAACCGAACCGGTCATCGAAAAGATCTATCCTACGATAGCCGGATCGGCCAGAATCGGTTTTGTCGATTTTCCGATCCATGGGGAAACGACCAACTTCACCCCCTATAACACCTATTTTCTGACCCATGAAAAGGGCAAGTATATCGCCATCCGCAAGGCGCTCTCCGCGCTGACGCGCAAAACAAAAAAACCGTCCCACGGCGAGGTAAAGGCTGCGGTAGCGCCTCTTGGCGTAAAGCTGCCCCAGCTCAAAACCTCGGACACGCTTTTCGGGTTGCAGTCCAACCTGATGGTCTACCGGGGCTACGACGTCACCATGACCCCGACGGCCGTGGTGACCAATTCGAGAACGAAAAAGACCAGGCTCCTGGCCGGTAAAAACCGGATCAGCGAGCTGTCCATCAAAACGGCGATCGCCCAGGTGGAGAACAGGTAA
- a CDS encoding prepilin peptidase produces the protein MTSQFYYSIIVFIFGAVTGSFLNVCICRMPKDESVVSPPSHCPTCMYRIRWYDNIPLASYLLLRGRCRGCGIRIPIRYPLVELGNGLLALALFLRYSLSPTFAALFLFCSALLVITCIDLEYRVIPNKISLPGIVIGFVLSFFLPWPGWLNSLLGILAGGGSLLLVACAYEWLTGREGMGGGDIKLVAMMGAFLGWEAVPFIILAGSLAGLLAGGLPMLIRRRDSGQAIPFGPYLAFGALFHLFLGLRILNRYLA, from the coding sequence ATGACGTCACAGTTCTATTATTCCATCATTGTCTTTATCTTCGGAGCCGTGACCGGTTCATTCCTCAATGTCTGCATATGCCGCATGCCGAAGGACGAATCGGTCGTATCGCCCCCCTCCCATTGCCCAACATGCATGTACCGGATCCGCTGGTACGACAATATTCCCCTGGCCAGCTATCTGCTGCTCCGCGGCAGGTGCCGCGGCTGTGGCATCCGTATCCCCATCCGGTATCCGCTGGTCGAGCTGGGTAACGGGCTGCTGGCACTGGCGCTCTTTCTCCGTTACAGCCTTTCCCCGACATTCGCTGCCCTGTTCCTGTTCTGTTCGGCGCTGCTGGTGATCACCTGCATCGATCTGGAGTACCGGGTCATCCCGAACAAGATATCATTGCCGGGAATCGTTATCGGCTTTGTCCTTTCCTTTTTCCTCCCCTGGCCCGGGTGGCTGAATTCGCTGCTCGGCATTCTGGCGGGGGGCGGCAGCCTGCTGCTGGTGGCCTGCGCCTACGAGTGGCTGACCGGCAGGGAGGGGATGGGAGGAGGCGACATCAAGCTGGTGGCCATGATGGGGGCGTTCCTCGGTTGGGAAGCCGTCCCGTTCATCATCCTTGCCGGCTCCCTGGCCGGTTTGCTGGCAGGGGGCCTGCCGATGCTGATCAGGAGGCGAGACTCCGGCCAGGCCATTCCCTTCGGCCCGTACCTTGCTTTCGGAGCGCTGTTTCACCTCTTCCTCGGTCTCAGGATACTGAACCGGTATCTTGCGTAG